The DNA window TGTTGCGCCGACCGCTCGTGCTGCTGTGTGAGGCTCGGGAATTTTCGTTGACTCCGAGAAAACTGATGCCAGCGGTGACCCACATAATTTTATTATCTTCATTACTTCATTTGACCCGAAAGACccattatttcaaattttacgcCAATAATTGTGTTTAGTTGAGCTTGAAGATCGAAAGCCAATCAAAAATCGGGACTAATTATTTTGGTCAAGGTGCCAACGTTACAAACTTTTATGTCACTGCCGATCAGAGTCTTGAACATGTTCCGAAATTCACACATTCAAACTCAATTTAGGCTTTCAGTTCGTTTATATTGGGCCTTAATAAGTTTGATATAATAAATTAAACAGTTTAAAGAGTGCGAATCAGTTATTAGACGTCAGTGAAATATTCATCCGCGCGGTTGATGGTTTGGTGCACTGGAGTTAGGTTGGTAATGGTAGCCTTCATTTTCGTAGTGCTTTCGTCCATTCGTTGTTCGCGAAGCGTTCGGTTGTTAATTGTGTGTGAATTGTTAAGTTCGTGTGTTTTGTgtagtttttaaattaaagttcCTATTAGATGCACAATGGctaatcaacatttttgttTACGGTGGAATAATCATCAAAGTACATTAGTATCTGTGTTCGATTCTCTTTTAGAGAGCGGGACTTTAGTTGATTGCACTTTGGCAGCTGAGGGCCGATGTATACAAGCTCACAAAGTTCTTTTGTCTGCATGCAGTCCTTATTTCGCGGTAAGTTGCATTTTCGCAAATTTTGCGAATTTGCCGATTTTGAAATATGCCGCTAAATTGTCGAAATTAAATTCCAGTTTCATGCTCCCGTGTCGTTCTTTATTCATCcgatttaatgttttgaaaatgcctcaTGGCTTCTCCCTCAAGGGTCCATCGTGTTTGCACGGGAACATGTTGTCGGTACGGCCGTAGATGCCTTTAGATTCAATTATGACTGGAAGTACTGAATAGTTTGGCGTTTAGATAGATCATGCTGTCTGTTCGTTTAATTAAACGTTGAATGGGTCCAATTTCCCAAATTCTtcattgaatttgaattttgcctCATTGAAGTTTTTGTTTACTCTAACCACACTATCCTACTGTTTACTTCCCCGGTCACTCCATGCCTTCACTGTTGATCTATATCCAAAGTCGTCTTTCTCGGCTAATTTCAGCTTTCATCCCTTTAAATTCATCTTTAACCGCTTCACCATTGAGCCCTCTCAATCTACTTCCCTCTTATTACGCTCCAATAATTGTACTAAGTCGTAGTGCAAGTGTCTCCGTTTCCTCCGATTTCATGTGGAATGCCTCTTTGTTCGGCAGCTCCATTACATCTTTTCTACTCATGGTAGGGTTTCTGAATAAAACCAATGATTGTGCAATGCTGCATTCCGACTAAGCCATTGCATCCTTACTGCCGTTTGAAGTTAGATAGTTTATGTCAGTTTTCTAACGTTAACTTTCGTAATCCCCATTTGAGTGTTGCATCAGTTAATCCTTCTTTGACTTTGCTACTGTTTTGACATCAAGGCAATATTTCCATCTATCAACCCAGGCTTTATTCCTCATGAATGGACCAGTATTCCTATAGCTCTTAGGAGAGTTTTATCCCTGGAGCTTGCGCTTCGcatgttgagacaaatgtccAAATATTGTTCatgtcaccactcatcagtgaTGCCATCGGACTGCATGTGTTGACCTGTGTATGACCTGTTAAGTTGTACTAACTCAAGTTAATTAGtgattgacgtttgtctcaacatagaTGCGCGAGCTCTAAATTTCAAGCTAACTTCAGGTCATAGGAACAGGTGTATAGCGTACGTTTTTTTTCCGTACGTTCGAAAGCTCATTGTTTCCATTCAACTGCAAGGTTTTGAAAAACATTTGGTTTGCTAACATACATTGCTTAGACCCTTATCCAGATCTCACCATTTGTCCACTTTAGTTCGTGATGCATCAGGTCGAATCCACTGTATCTAGCCGTGGACATTTTCTTTCCTGTGCCTGCCGCTTAATCTATGTACATTTTAATTTGTTCCTGGGATCCTATTTAGAAAGCTGTAATTAAAGGTTCCTCCTCCCTGCCCAATTCTATGTTAGCTATTTTCATGGGTCACCAATTTACTTAGTTGATCATTTTAGCGTATTCAAGAGATTCTCCTTCACATTTTGagtgtttaatatttttaagtaaaGTCCGAACACATGATGAATCAGCATCTTGGGAGAGGACGGTTTGTTCATCTTATGTTGAGACTTTAGATTGCGCTACTTTTCTCTTCATGTTTTGGGAAGCCAGTGGGTTGAGATTCACAATTTGTACTACAAGGATAAgatgaaaatttagagaaaatttctcATTTAGAAAGCAATAAATTTAGGCTCTTTTGTTCTTTAGGGCTACGGAATTTGTACAATTtaagcaacacctgatggcgctCCTCAGGTTTTGAATTCCCACTCCACATTTGCTTTCGGCCACATCTCTACATAATCTGTTCTCTACACACCATATTTCTTTCACTTGCAATATCCAAGAAACATCTTCAAACACAGAATCATGTTTGAGTAATCTCCTTCAAGGCTTTAGACCCaagtgaaaaaattttcaaatacataCTGCAGTATATTTGTCAATTCTCCTCAGCTCAGTTGAAGTTCTGGCTGGATAGAACATTGTCTTTCATTAAATTGGAATTTGATTTCTACTCATTCTGATTCTGCCCTGTTCCACAGCTCTTCGGTACATTTGTAGaagcaaagtttcaaaatcctTACCCGAAACCTCCATGTTAGCTACCATTTGCTACTTGGCTTTTTAGAGGTGCAATCCTCTAAAACGCAGGTCCTTTCTCTTATCATTCTcttggtagaaaaaaaaaaattggtctgtATTTACTgcaagaatttatttttcttttcttttgtttgtttgtttcagatgaTTCTAAGTCAACATTACGACAAGCATCCCATCCTAATCTTAAAAGATGTTAAATTTCACGAATTGCAATCTATGTTAGATTATATGTACCGTGGTGAAGTCAATATAACCCAAGAAAATCTGGGTTCTTTTCTAAAAGCTGCCGAATCATTACAGATAAAAGGCCTCACGGACAGTGGAGGAGGAGGTGAACGAGAAGCAGGTTTGAGTTCCGCGTGTGCAAGTCCTGTGTTCCACGATAAAGATAGTGCATCCCCAAGTCCAGTATCTAAAATTAAGCTAGACACTCCTATGAACAATATTAGAAAACCACAACCCGTTCTTCCTAATTTAAGCCAGGTCTCTAGATCTCAGATTCCACCTGTTGCTGGTCTTACAAACCAGCCGAAAAAGCCTTTAAAACATATCATTGACTCATTAAATAAGAATAATGAAGTTATCAAACGACGTAAACCTATACAACCTATGAAGTTTGAAAACAACATGATTGTTTCTCCTATGAGTGCGCGGTCGCATCTATCCAATCACCTCGATGTTAGCAATGCACTTGATGTGCCAGCTCAAGCGCCTTCGATTCCTGTACCAGAAAACAAAGCAATGTATCCGTTACTTCCAGTGCCTTCCTCCTTTCGACCGTCTTCCCCTAGTAACCAACCACAATCCCTAGTTGttgataaagaaaataaagagtGTGAttctacaaaaatgaaaaacgatGCGAAAATGAAAAGTGAATATGGTTCGGAATATTCTAATCATGATGACAGTACAATGGACCAATACAATGACGAAGAAAACGAAGACGATGGCAGCGGCTCGGATTTTGAAAAGGCAGGCCCCTCTCATGACAACAACAGTCACTCTGACAGTAAGtcaattcaatgatttttttttttattattataaatttaaaaaaataacttggttttataaaaattattgcCACTAACTATTcagtttttttagattttactgTGGAGAAAATGTTTATCAGtgtcccttcaattttttcagggaTTTGAAAGAAAACTGCTTCTTCTCAAAATGTCCTCaaattctttaacattttcaaaaacaaacacCAAGTcttgtctactaaaatttaagcttaattGCCTTTACCTTGAGGGAAGACTCCTTTAAAGTATTGACATTATCTCAGAGCTACTGATCACTTGTTCATTTGTCATAGGAAAAATATACACAGAAACGTAAATCTCTAAGATTTTATACTCATGCGCATGATCAGCTAAGTTCATTGAGCCTATAGAAAAAACAGAACAGCTTAATTGAACCGTTGAAGGCCCAGGGTGTGGTTTAGgggtattgaatttttttgtttgctgAATATTTAGAAGGTACTCATGATTACCTAATATTTTGAacacaaaaattatgaaaaatgacagatgaaaagagagaatcCTCTATTGTACTTGAATCTCAAAGTACTCCAAAGGAAGAGAGACATGATAAAAACATGTGGCTCTCCAAGTTATACATTAAGTTATAAAGTTCCAAACATGATTCTAGATCCTGTCGACCAGTAATAAGAAACCGGAATTCTTGTCCAGTGGTTTTTTTCGTATCTCTATAAGAATGTTCCGTTGTTTGCacctcctgatttttttctgaatttttgcagGTACCATGCGATGGGAATCGTCGAGTGACGGGACTCCCCATGACATGACAACTTCTGTAGACTCACAAGGTAAGATTGCATGGCATTTGCTCTAAGCTTGCTAAATCTGTCTATAGCTGTCTGCACCAATGGCTGTGATTTTAGGGGTGGAggtttcttcttttctccctATCCATTTCAATAACCCATCCCATCcaatattctaaaaaaatttcacaaccCGAACATTCAATAAAGTGAGCGCGTTATTTTACTTTCGCATTGAGTTTGATGTATAAAGTGAAGAGATGTGGCAGTTGCAATGCAGtaagggaggaggtgggaagaatgaaataatttcataTTTCTAGTCATGCTGTATCTAAGGAAGAAATCTGGGAAGTGCAGTCAGTCATGCAATTACCCtgacttcaaaatattttggcaCCATCTTTTTAGGAAAACGTTTTTTCCCACCGTTGCGGTTAACAGTCAACAGATGATAGCTCAATACAAACGTGGAGGTATCattatgacattttcctcattACGTTTGTCTAGTTAATAGAACCCCCAGTTAGTTTTCTTTGAGGCTTCATTTATAAGAAGTAGGGATTtaccttttttgaaatccaattttatttctttgacaTCACACAATACTCACTCATTAAGTCGTAAGCTGAATCATAGAGAGAAAAGCTGGTCTTTACTGTCATGCAGTGTGTTATGCTCCATCAATCGCTTAATGAACTGCCGAGTATTAAGCTTAAAAAAAGTACCTTTTTTTGAAGCCCATGTTTTACAATTTCCTCTATGCTTATATTATCAATGAAAAATAGTTGACGATCAAAAAGTCATGAGTAACATATTTTTAACTCTTGAAGTTAATTGTTGGCCCTTCCAGGAAGAAGTGAACCTCACCAAAAAATAggtctaatttttttcatcaagcaCAAATACTgatgaaaaagttaaaaaattacacaatatTCCCTTGCCTCTGAAataatcaacacaaaatttctcGAGTAAATGCGATCCAGTATCAAAGAAATTTCTAACATGAGTTGAGGTTTCAATTTTGTTATTTGTTCCTCTATTCGCGAAAGCCAGACCTAACTTCAGCATATCACCCTAGCTCCAACAGTTTTATAAATAGCTCAAACCTTTATACAAAGGGCAGAAGCTTTGTCCAAATGTTCTTTTTTAGAGCTTCCGAGaaaaacagagaggaaaatGCTGGAAAGctagaaaagtcagggaaattccTAAAATGCCGGTAAATACTCAACTATTAATCATCAGAAAATTCTGGCACCAACCCGCGAATTTCCTTGCCCTTTCATAACTTTGATGTCTCTGGTTCATTCTTTAAGTTAATTCTCTATCGCGTTAAGTCCGGCTGGAATCATAATCATTCTCTAAATCctcaaaaagtcaggaaaagtgAGGAAATATTTAAGTGCAAGGAGACTTGTCACTCTTAAAAAAaaggcagaaaaaaaattgtttggttCCCTACGAGCCCTCGTTGTGAAATgttctaatctgctgaaatacacgCAAGTGAATGTCATTCCATAACGTCCCAGAGTGTTACATTTTCACAAGATTTTAAACCAGAGAGTATGAgtatgccccctgaccgcttcgcggtaCAACCCTCCGAAGCACTTCGCGCCTCCGGCGCGTtacttttataattttacaCTATATAGTAAGATACGTAAATCTCTATGTAAGTCTGCTGTGCTTTAAGAATCAActccgtttgaacattcgagactttTCAAATGTCCTATGATATAACGTGAATTTTTGGGGACATTTGTGCAtgttttcccccgaaattttctagtactttggatcaaattgcgaccaaaattacctcagtaaattcgagttttattggaggaaatatggcaacgtttgaaggttcttacggcgttcctcctcagcacggcagaattgcctgtatcggggaaaaaaatctttttaacAGGGtatctagcatcaggatttagtcccgatttcatcaggaattgaggaaaaatcggtagtaaaatcaggattcgagaaaagtcggccgtctgATAGGATTTTTTATCGAGCTCTTTtttgaagttacattcgccttgcGTGAAGTTCTTCtccgtaatttttctccgcaaaaaatcagaatttggacaaataatgaaatcagggtttagcagtcaaaaataaagaaaaatcagaatttccgCTACTAAAAAAACTGGACACCTTGTCCAAATACTGTGAGCCGAGCCCATAGAGAACTTGGATGCAAAGCGATTCAATGTTCGTGCGAAAATTCTCCTTTAAATCCTGCGAGTATCGGTGGGcgctctattctgccgtgccaaggaaaaacgacgtgtgaacattcgagagttgccaagtttccttttgATGAAATGCTTTTTTCAatagaaagttatgaatatttttcttttaaattttcaggagccctgggtaaaattgcgaaccaaattatctgaaaaattgaaaggaaaacgctcataagtttaccaggaaattcgtgttttatcaaaggaaatttgacaacgcttgaaggttcatacggcatttttcccgagcacggcagtattctgccgtgctaaggaaaaacgccgtatgaaccctcaggcgttgccaaatttccttcgataaaccgcgaatttcctggtaaatttatgaatattttcctcccaatttttcggataattaagtttgcaattttgcctaaacattctgaaaattcaaaggaaaaatattcttaacttcattaaaaaataaacattttatcgaaggaaacttggcaactctcgaatgttcatacggcatttttcctgagcacgggaGTATTCGGGACGTTACTTGTATTTCGAGCGAACTTTTCGGAGCCGGCCACTTGACCAATTAGCGCTCGACGGTCGCGTAGGCCCGGGCCAGACTTTTGCGCTGCGGGAGGGGGTGTGGAGCGGGGTAGCGCCGTTCGGAATCTGAATTTTAAAGTGGACGAATTACGTAAACCGCCGGTGGCGCGAACGGCAGGGGGGACGGGTGGGGGCCGGGGGGTTAGGGGGCACAGGGGAGGCCACCAAcggcgaaaaaaggaaaaagaaaacggAGAGAAAAGTTGAGCCCGCGCACGGGATCAGTATGCGTGATCAGCGCTTTGGCTCGGAGCATTCGATCAGAAGTAATTCGATAATTTATATCCATTTTTCCTCGTCAAGCGGCCGGGGCGACCCGCGCTGATTTTAATTTCTGATCCGCCGCCGCCGCAAGCTCCGCGGGTCCGGCCTAGCTACTGCCCGTAGCCTTTGTCGCGGATTCGACCGGACATCTGGATCGCGTTAAGTGgaaaagccacatcagccactgccaaatttaatcgggaaattctattttttacttgaaaatggttgtgcggattcgcTTGCAAATGtcagcgaattttctgcatagcacgaagcaaatttcctgaaattttcaagggactCCGCTCAACCGTTCTCTTGCACAAAATTAACGTATCCAGTTAAATGTGGCTacagctgatgtggtttgaTGTTCCTTACAGCTTGCGTTAGGTTTTGTAATTGTCTTTAAGTATTTTTGCGTGCTCAGGGTTGCCGACCGTctagaaaaccgggaaaatcggggAATTCGTGACGACTAGAAAAAGTTGGGGAATTCGTagggaaagttagggaattggtgggaaaagtcagggaatttctgacacatctacTAAACACTAGAACTTATCACTAATCTTCGAACTGTTCACactttctggtcatttttaaggctCACCATCTTCTTTTAAACAGCCACTGACTGCCTTTTCCATAATTTAAGCTCGAAACAAGGGAATTTTGTCCAATATTTAGCGAAGcaaaaaaaatgggaattttctTGGAATGACGGGGAAAGTCAGAAATTCAGACACTTTTAAttcagggaaaagcaaaaatagaCACCGATAAGTCGATGATTgccagggaatttgaagatgaataaattatggcaaccctacCGCACTCACAGTCAGCCTGACCGCTCAGGAACAGCCACAGGTCTCGCTTTGTTCTGTCTCCCGAATCCTCGAAAAGTTGTCGCAATAGGTCGGCCTGTCGCCGAAAGCTCCTTGCCCCAAATTCCAGTATTGTAGTCAATCCAGGGGACTTGCTCGTATTACATTTATGAGATCATCTCGTTGAGTGTTTCAATGAATGAGTTGCAGACGACTGTCCATAGGTGCGTTTGCCATCATCGATATGGGTGgtcttttttcggtttttaaaCAGATATCGAGTTACGAAAAAGTAAGTTTGGAAGACACTGCCGAATTGACAATGATGTAATAACCGTGTTTATGCAGTCATGTAGGTTGGGTCCAGCCCCCTCTCGATTCATTTCAAACGGGACACATTCAAATGATCTTTTGCCATTTGCCATTTTTTAAGTATGTGCAGGCCTTCTTATGGCAACATCTCAGTCAACATAAGGAACGCTTTCAATGTTGTTGAtaataacgccttgatacaactattcgtactctatgaaCGCGCGTGTTGCATGTggaaaaatggaaggcgctccgGCTTTCTTGTGCTTGCAGCTGCGTGTGACGTCCCGCTCCGAATATGTGGCAAGATTGAATTTTCCGATAAAAACAAGGGCAAGAATACAGGATACAGtgtttttgcttcatttttacTTATCAGAATATTATATTTCACCGCCATAACTGCGAGCACTGCTCATAAACCAAAGTttccggagcgccttcaatttctagaACGCAACACGCAtgtccatagagcacgaatagttgcatcaaggcgttattatCGATATCATCGTCTTATGCTCGGCTATCAATACTGAAGCGTTAAGGGAAAATGTTATTCGAAAACTCGAGCATTGTCAGATTTCCTCCAATGAATAAGAGTTTCCTGGGACACTTcacctcttcttttttcaatatttaGATAATTTTCCGCGCTATCTAATGTAACGATTCTGATCGGATTGCCGTTGCTCTCAATATATTCTGTGTTCTTTTTTGActtgccaaacttcacatctaTGGAACGATGTCTTCACATCTATGTCTTCTTTCACATAAATGGTTTTCAACCCccgaaatttttatgaaattttataaTATGCTCTCAAAAGAAAGAAATCCATACACTACGGCAACGTCGGGCGTTTTGAGATGCACGCCGCACGCCGGCTCCATCCGCATGTCCCGCGCAAATTTCTTGCTTGTTCTCTCGCATGCTGTCACGCAAGCGCGTGAACCAGCGCAGTCACGCCAGTTCATTCGAGAAAATTTGCATCTGCGTTCGAACCGACCAATGAGAAAACATAATTTCTCTCCGTCTGACTACGCTTTGGTCATACGATCGGTCATATCGAATGTTTTTGATTTTCTCAACTCTGAAAAATTCCGCTCGGCTCTTATTACTACCGAACTTCGATATCGCCTCCTATTGCCCCTTCCCTCATCTTTTCCGATGCCTCAATTCCAGCCGTGACCACGTATTCTACCGTGCTGGAAATGGGGAAAACTCgaggaaagtttttgaaaaacgtTTCAATTATCTCCCCCTTCCGCTCCACTTTTTCGAGCTCTCAGTCTCACGATCTTCGTAATTACAGTTTCGAAAACTCTAACTTTTGCGAGGAAGATTAGTTATTTTTGATGTAatgtttgtaaattttcaatgtaaattaCGGGCAATGCAATggagtttcatgaaattttgcatatcTGCTGGCGACTAGTGTTGAATGCAAGTTCTAATGTAAAGATCCTCTGCTGAGCAAGTGAGGAGAAAAACCCCTCATTTAActcgaaattcaaattttagtatttgtattttatgaattttatgaaaagcGCTGGActtgagtaaaattttgaaactctaaaTCAGGAAAAAACATAAGCCCTGTTCACGCAATCTAACTAAGTCTAAGTCAGGTTCTGAGTTCAGTGTTCTGTGTTATACTCTGAACATGAATCGGAGGAATAGTTTTTAGTACTCGAGGAATTGCAATTTCAGTTAATGGAATAATTAATGCCTGGAGAAGAAAGGCTCACGCATCTCTGTCATTTGTCGTGAAAGCAATTGTTCATTTTCAGTTCTACGCATGCTAATATTTGATgtaaaaaagtcagagaatttcgaTCAGCAAAAGTAGACGTAAATTTTGCGCTGAACCTTTCATGATCCGCAAGATTTTCGACTGAATCGTTGCATGTGAAAACCCGTAagagtcagagaatttttcccTTCCAAGTTTTTAGACACCCTTCACTTTCAAT is part of the Bemisia tabaci chromosome 1, PGI_BMITA_v3 genome and encodes:
- the LOC109041068 gene encoding uncharacterized protein isoform X3 yields the protein MANQHFCLRWNNHQSTLVSVFDSLLESGTLVDCTLAAEGRCIQAHKVLLSACSPYFAMILSQHYDKHPILILKDVKFHELQSMLDYMYRGEVNITQENLGSFLKAAESLQIKGLTDSGGGGEREAGLSSACASPVFHDKDSASPSPVSKIKLDTPMNNIRKPQPVLPNLSQVSRSQIPPVAGLTNQPKKPLKHIIDSLNKNNEVIKRRKPIQPMKFENNMIVSPMSARSHLSNHLDVSNALDVPAQAPSIPVPENKAMYPLLPVPSSFRPSSPSNQPQSLVVDKENKECDSTKMKNDAKMKSEYGSEYSNHDDSTMDQYNDEENEDDGSGSDFEKAGPSHDNNSHSDSTMRWESSSDGTPHDMTTSVDSQEVFFGSWSLAVGQGGGQRRSRYNDSDNNQFQCCQCGRKYRYAMTLRRHLQYECGKNPQFECSLCPYKTKRKCNLKTHLIVKHDTRDS
- the LOC109041068 gene encoding uncharacterized protein isoform X1 → MANQHFCLRWNNHQSTLVSVFDSLLESGTLVDCTLAAEGRCIQAHKVLLSACSPYFAMILSQHYDKHPILILKDVKFHELQSMLDYMYRGEVNITQENLGSFLKAAESLQIKGLTDSGGGGEREAGLSSACASPVFHDKDSASPSPVSKIKLDTPMNNIRKPQPVLPNLSQVSRSQIPPVAGLTNQPKKPLKHIIDSLNKNNEVIKRRKPIQPMKFENNMIVSPMSARSHLSNHLDVSNALDVPAQAPSIPVPENKAMYPLLPVPSSFRPSSPSNQPQSLVVDKENKECDSTKMKNDAKMKSEYGSEYSNHDDSTMDQYNDEENEDDGSGSDFEKAGPSHDNNSHSDSTMRWESSSDGTPHDMTTSVDSQEWLKRGRHRCVYSRFQTLELEKEYKFHTYLPTERRRVLAPLLGLTERQIKIWFQNRRMKEKKTSNPETDRLIRLHKKLYCSIPDSEVQAPNPNQNQEGEKEKPSSSTMPSTTHPTDYSVAQKELFSKTEEMVNTIKQLKSLTNSVPSATNLIVPKKELKEREAEPEPPSSFIDQRSEAERRARQFIPHFYNELMFSKSKSPDSK
- the LOC109041068 gene encoding uncharacterized protein isoform X5 translates to MANQHFCLRWNNHQSTLVSVFDSLLESGTLVDCTLAAEGRCIQAHKVLLSACSPYFAMILSQHYDKHPILILKDVKFHELQSMLDYMYRGEVNITQENLGSFLKAAESLQIKGLTDSGGGGEREAGLSSACASPVFHDKDSASPSPVSKIKLDTPMNNIRKPQPVLPNLSQVSRSQIPPVAGLTNQPKKPLKHIIDSLNKNNEVIKRRKPIQPMKFENNMIVSPMSARSHLSNHLDVSNALDVPAQAPSIPVPENKAMYPLLPVPSSFRPSSPSNQPQSLVVDKENKECDSTKMKNDAKMKSEYGSEYSNHDDSTMDQYNDEENEDDGSGSDFEKAGPSHDNNSHSDSTMRWESSSDGTPHDMTTSVDSQDSLYSSTFPPPWPPKQKGSYTCLRCSRSYSTWNNLRRHIRQECGKEPQFNCNICSYKAKFKFQVAKHVLSQH
- the LOC109041068 gene encoding uncharacterized protein isoform X4 is translated as MANQHFCLRWNNHQSTLVSVFDSLLESGTLVDCTLAAEGRCIQAHKVLLSACSPYFAMILSQHYDKHPILILKDVKFHELQSMLDYMYRGEVNITQENLGSFLKAAESLQIKGLTDSGGGGEREAGLSSACASPVFHDKDSASPSPVSKIKLDTPMNNIRKPQPVLPNLSQVSRSQIPPVAGLTNQPKKPLKHIIDSLNKNNEVIKRRKPIQPMKFENNMIVSPMSARSHLSNHLDVSNALDVPAQAPSIPVPENKAMYPLLPVPSSFRPSSPSNQPQSLVVDKENKECDSTKMKNDAKMKSEYGSEYSNHDDSTMDQYNDEENEDDGSGSDFEKAGPSHDNNSHSDSTMRWESSSDGTPHDMTTSVDSQEIYANFFGEPQIHLAEEYHCPKCGRIYKYQLTLNRHLRYECGKSPQFKCPRCPYSSKQKGNLKTHMRSKHSMTI
- the LOC109041068 gene encoding uncharacterized protein isoform X2 — protein: MANQHFCLRWNNHQSTLVSVFDSLLESGTLVDCTLAAEGRCIQAHKVLLSACSPYFAMILSQHYDKHPILILKDVKFHELQSMLDYMYRGEVNITQENLGSFLKAAESLQIKGLTDSGGGGEREAGLSSACASPVFHDKDSASPSPVSKIKLDTPMNNIRKPQPVLPNLSQVSRSQIPPVAGLTNQPKKPLKHIIDSLNKNNEVIKRRKPIQPMKFENNMIVSPMSARSHLSNHLDVSNALDVPAQAPSIPVPENKAMYPLLPVPSSFRPSSPSNQPQSLVVDKENKECDSTKMKNDAKMKSEYGSEYSNHDDSTMDQYNDEENEDDGSGSDFEKAGPSHDNNSHSDSTMRWESSSDGTPHDMTTSVDSQGFSMKQYMPWVQGWDPNPKYVRQTSQNQYSCQHCGKRYRWKSTLKRHEVFECGGKEPAHQCPHCDYRAKQSGNLRVHIRKYHSSSSIVPFVPVHPSNNTTLDLHVEKKTADNMINNNN